A single window of Nicotiana sylvestris chromosome 5, ASM39365v2, whole genome shotgun sequence DNA harbors:
- the LOC104221590 gene encoding uncharacterized protein yields the protein MDDIRESQAEKVQEALDMGELETDRGLNQELDAQTLEERARAKGYLTTCQTFEVAFMLHLMRDVLGITNELNTTLQKKEQDITNVILLVEVAKRRRSRCKVVDYTILHRYHVDVFFKIIDWQVQELNARFNEVTTKLLIGVACLNPVDSFSSFDIVKILGMTELYPDDFYENIPVTLKNQLETYIIDVRDVDERFSNLQGLVDLSETLIKTKKHLNYPYVFCLVKFALLLPIATATVERTFSVMKLIKSEL from the exons ATGGATGATATTCGAGAATCTCAAGCAGAAAAAGTTCAAGAGGCATTAGATATGGGTGAACTTGAAACTGACAGGGGTTTGAACCAAGAACTTG atgCCCAGACTTTAGAAGAAAGAGCTAGGGCAAAGGGATATCTTACAACTTGTCAAACATTTGAGGTTGCTTTCATGTTGCACCTAATGAGAGATGTTTTGGGGATCACAAATGAGCTTAATACAACTTTACAGAAAAAGGAGCAAGATATTACAAATGTTATTCTACTTGTTGAAGTGGCAAAAAGACG AAGATCGCGATGTAAAGTTGTTGATTATACTATTTTACATCGCTATCACGTCGATGTATTTTTTAAGATTATTGATTGGCAAGTTCAAGAACTCAATGCTCGTTTTAATGAGGTGACAACGAAGTTGCTTATTGGAGTAGCTTGCTTAAATCCAGTTGACTCATTTTCCAGTTTCGACATAGTAAAGATATTGGGAATGACTGAATTGTATCCTGACGATTTTTATGAAAATATACCAGTTACTCTCAAGAATCAGCTTGAAACTTATATTATTGATGTTCGTGATGTTGATGAAAGGTTCTCAAATCTACAAGGACTTGTTGATCTTTCTGAAACACTAATTAAGACAAAGAAGCATTTGAATTATCCGTATGTGTTTTGCCTTGTGAAATTTGCTTTGCTTCTACCAATTGCCACTGCTACAGTTGAAAGAACTTTTTCGGTGATGAAGTTGATCAAGAGTGAATTATGA
- the LOC138868746 gene encoding uncharacterized protein, with protein MIQSSRQWHEKLPFALLGYRTTMRTSVGVTPYLLVYGTEAVIPAEVEIPSLRIIVEAEIEDSEWIKARLEQLTLIDEKRMATICHRQLYQQRMARAYNKKVRPKNLEVGQLVLRRILSHHQEAKGKFAPNWKGPYIIRKILPRGALYLGDIEGNDPEAAVNIDAVKRYYV; from the coding sequence atgattcaaagttccaggcagtggcatgaaaagttgccgtttgcattattggggtatcgcactactatGCGCACATCGGTTGGAGTAACCccgtaccttttggtttatggcaccgaagccgtaatacccgcggaagttgaaatcccttctctccggatcattgttgaagctgaaattgaagacagtgagtggatCAAagcccgtctagaacagttaactctgattgatgaaaagcgaatggccacAATCTGCCAcaggcagttgtaccaacaaagaatggcccgtgcttataACAAGAAAGTACGGCCCAAAAATCTTGAAGTGGGACAACTTGTTTTAAGGCGTATTCTTTCTcatcatcaggaagcaaaagggaaattcgctcctaactggaaaggcccatacattatcCGAAAGATATTACCAAGAGGAGCGTTATATCTGGGAGATATCGAAGGAAACGACCCCGAGGCAGCTGTGAACATAGAcgcggtcaaaaggtactatgtctag
- the LOC104221588 gene encoding probable pre-mRNA-splicing factor ATP-dependent RNA helicase DEAH5 encodes MGAEEDGLKKLEYLSLVSKVCSELETHLGFGDKVLAEFITELGRKCETVDEFDRKLKENGAEMPDYFVRTLLTIIHAILPPKVKSKLENELSKDDSEFSALKIRDDRDRVKELEKEIELEAKSKRGKDEEEDFDRNRHDRRRERDRDDRRERGKDRHRDRGRDWDDGDRGRESERDRDWDNHGDDRVEYKGRERHRDRERDRNKYEKNRRDGYGEGEEDVMRSGRHQDRNKYEKNRRDGYEEDGNDERRKGRFPSNELELYGVYKGRVSRVMDSGCFVQLNDFRGKEGLVHVSQLATRRVSNAKDLVKRDQEVYVKVISISGQKLSLSMRDVDQTTGRDLLPLKKSSDDDGLRANPSGMNNEGSKTRIGLSGIRIKEEEDVVPSRRPLKRMSSPEIWEAKQLIAAGVMSVKEFPMFDEEGDGVLYQEEGAEEELEIELNEDEPPFLQGQSRYSVDMSPVKIFKNPEGSLSRAAALQSALIKERREVREQQQRTMLDSIPKDLNRPWEDPMPETGERHLAQELRGVGLSAYDMPEWKKDAYGKALTFGQRSKLSLQEQRKSLPIYKLKNELVQAVHDNQVLVVIGETGSGKTTQVTQYLAEAGYTTKGKIGCTQPRRVAAMSVAKRVAEEFGCRLGEEVGYAIRFEDCTGPETVIKYMTDGMLLREILIDENLSQYSVVMLDEAHERTIHTDVLFGLLKQLVKRRPDLRLIVTSATLDAEKFSGYFFNCNIFTIPGRTFPVEVLYTKQPESDYLDAALITVLQIHLTEPEGDVLLFLTGQEEIDYACQCLYERMKGLGKNVPELIILPVYSALPSEMQSRIFDPAPPGKRKVVVATNIAEASLTIDGIYYVIDPGFAKQNVYNPKQGLDSLVITPISQASAKQRAGRAGRTGPGKCYRLYTESAFHNEMSPTSIPEIQRINLGNTVLMMKAMGINDLLSFDFMDPPSPQALVSAMEQLYTLGALDEEGLLTKLGRKMAEFPLDPPLSKMLLASVDLGCSDEILTIIAMIQTGNIFYRPREKQAQADQKRAKFFQPEGDHLTLLAVYEAWKAKNFSGPWCFENFVQSRSLRRAQDVRKQLLSIMDKYKLDVMSAGKNFTKIRKAITAGFFFHSARKDPQEGYRTLVENQPVYIHPSSALFQRQPDWVIYHELVMTTKEYMREVTVVDPKWLVELAPRFFKVSDPTKLSKRKRQERIEPLYDRYHEPNSWRLSKRRA; translated from the exons ATGGGAGCTGAAGAAGATGGACTAAAGAAATTAGAATATCTTTCTTTAGTTTCAAAAGTTTGTTCAGAGCTCGAGACCCATTTAGGGTTCGGTGATAAAGTATTAGCTGAGTTTATTACGGAGCTTGGTCGAAAGTGCGAGACAGTGGACGAATTTGATcggaaattaaaagaaaatggtgCTGAAATGCCGGATTATTTTGTCCGCACATTATTGACCATAATTCATGCCATTTTGCCTCCTAAGGTGAAGTCCAAGTTAGAGAATGAGTTGAGTAAGGATGATTCTGAATTTTCGGCATTGAAAATTAGGGATGATAGAGATAGAGTGAAGGAATTAGAGAAGGAGATTGAGTTGGAGGCAAAGAGTAAGAGGGGGAAGGATGAGGAAGAAGATTTTGATAGGAATAGGCATGACAGGAGGCGAGAGAGGGATCGAGATGATAGAAGAGAACGGGGCAAGGATAGGCATAGGGATAGGGGTAGGGATTGGGATGATGGGGATAGGGGTAGGGAGAGCGAGAGGGATAGAGACTGGGATAATCATGGTGATGATAGAGTTGAATATAAGGGCCGGGAAAGGCATAGGGATCGGGAGCGGGATAGGAATAAATATGAGAAGAATAGGAGAGATGGGTATGGGGAAGGTGAGGAGGATGTTATGAGGTCTGGGAGGCATCAGGACAGGAACAAGTATGAGAAGAACAGAAGAGATGGGTATGAGGAGGATGGGAATGATGAAAGAAGGAAGGGGAGGTTTCCGTCGAATGAGCTTGAGTTGTATGGAGTGTATAAGGGGAGGGTGTCGAGGGTGATGGATTCTGGTTGTTTCGTTCAGCTGAATGATTTTAGGGGGAAAGAAGGGTTGGTGCATGTTTCCCAGCTTGCTACTAGAAGGGTTTCAAATGCAAAAGATTTGGTAAAGCGTGACCAGGAGGTTTATGTGAAGGTGATCTCTATTAGTGGGCAGAAGCTGAGTCTGTCGATGAGAGATGTTGATCAGACTACTGGAAGGGATTTGTTGCCATTGAAGAAGAGTTCGGATGATGATGGATTGAGGGCGAATCCTTCGGGGATGAACAATGAGGGTTCTAAGACAAGGATTGGTCTTTCAGGTATCAGGATTAAAGAGGAGGAAGATGTTGTTCCATCACGACGACCGTTGAAGAGAATGAGTTCTCCCGAAATATGGGAAGCAAAACAACTCATAGCTGCAGGTGTTATGAGTGTAAAGGAATTTCCTATGTTTGATGAAGAGGGGGATGGGGTGCTATATCAGGAAGAGGGTGCGGAAGAAGAGCTTGAGATTGAGTTGAATGAAGATGAACCCCCTTTCTTGCAAGGCCAGAGTCGGTATTCAGTGGATATGTCCCctgttaaaatatttaaaaatccTGAAGGATCCTTGAGTCGTGCTGCAGCACTTCAATCAGCTTTGATTAAAGAGAGAAGGGAAGTGAGGGAACAGCAACAGAGAACAATGCTAGATTCCATCCCGAAGGATCTTAACAGACCATGGGAAGACCCAATGCCGGAGACTGGTGAGAGGCATCTGGCACAGGAATTGAGGGGTGTCGGTTTATCTGCCTATGACATGCCGGAATGGAAAAAGGATGCTTATGGTAAAGCCTTGACCTTTGGGCAGAGGTCTAAACTATCTCTCCAGGAGCAGAGGAAGAGCCTTCCAATTTACAAGTTGAAGAATGAACTGGTACAGGCTGTCCATGATAATCAGGTCCTTGTCGTCATTGGCGAGACAGGTTCTGGCAAGACAACACAGGTGACACAGTATTTAGCTGAGGCAGGGTATACAACGAAGGGCAAAATTGGATGTACTCAACCTCGTCGAGTGGCTGCTATGTCAGTGGCTAAGAGAGTTGCTGAGGAATTTGGTTGTCGTTTAGGGGAAGAAGTTGGTTATGCTATCCGTTTCGAGGATTGTACTGGACCAGAAACTGTTATAAAGTATATGACTGATGGTATGCTTCTGAGGGAGATTCTGATTGATGAAAATTTGTCCCAGTATTCAGTCGTAATGCTTGATGAAGCGCACGAGAGAACCATTCACACTGATGTTCTCTTCGGACTGCTTAAGCAACTTGTGAAGAGGAGACCTGACCTCCGTCTGATAGTCACATCTGCAACCTTGGATGCAGAGAAATTTTCTGGATATTTCTTCAACTGCAACATCTTTACAATTCCAGGAAGAACTTTTCCAGTAGAGGTGCTTTACACTAAACAACCAGAAAGCGATTACCTTGATGCAGCTTTAATCACTGTACTACAGATCCACTTGACAGAACCTGAAGGTGACGTCCTCCTTTTCCTGACTGGTCAAGAGGAGATTGATTATGCTTGCCAATGTCTGTACGAGAGGATGAAAGGGCTAGGTAAAAATGTTCCTGAACTGATTATTTTACCTGTCTATAGTGCTCTGCCCAGTGAAATGCAATCTAGAATTTTTGATCCTGCCCCTCCTGGGAAGAGAAAAGTGGTTGTTGCTACGAATATTGCTGAAGCTTCATTGACTATCGATGGTATATATTATGTTATTGATCCTGGATTTGCAAAGCAAAATGTGTACAATCCAAAACAGGGGCTTGATTCTTTGGTGATAACTCCAATTTCACAAGCATCAGCAAAGCAACGAGCTGGGCGTGCTGGAAGAACAGGACCTGGTAAATGCTACCGCCTATACACGGAGAGTGCGTTCCACAATGAAATGTCTCCTACTAGCATCCCTGAAATCCAGAGGATAAATCTTGGGAACACTGTACTTATGATGAAAGCTATGGGAATTAATGATCTTTTGTCGTTTGATTTCATGGACCCTCCTTCCCCTCAGGCTCTGGTATCAGCCATGGAACAGTTGTATACTCTTGGAGCGCTGGATGAAGAGGGGCTCCTAACAAAATTGGGAAGGAAAATGGCAGAATTTCCATTGGATCCTCCTTTGTCCAAGATGCTCCTCGCCAGTGTGGACCTTGGTTGTAGCGATGAGATCTTGACCATCATTGCAATGATTCAAACTGGCAATATCTTCTACAGACCAAGAGAAAAACAAGCTCAGGCTGATCAGAAAAGAGCCAAGTTTTTTCAGCCTGAGGGTGATCATCTGACCTTGCTTGCTGTTTACGAGGCTTGGAAAGCCAAAAACTTTTCTGGGCCATGGTGTTTTGAAAATTTTGTTCAATCTCGATCTCTTAGGAGGGCACAAGATGTCAGGAAACAACTCCTCTCCATTATGGACAA GTATAAATTGGATGTTATGAGTGCCGGAAAAAACTTTACAAAGATCCGCAAGGCTATTACAGCAGGTTTCTTTTTTCATTCTGCCAGAAAGGATCCTCAAGAGGGTTATAGAACCCTTGTTGAAAACCAGCCCGTTTACATCCATCCTAGCAGTGCACTTTTTCAAAGACAACCGGACTGGGTTATTTACCATGAGCTGGTGATGACAACTAAGGAATACATGCGTGAAGTCACTGTTGTAGATCCGAAATGGCTTGTGGAATTGGCGCCGAGATTCTTCAAAGTGTCTGACCCAACTAAATTGAGCAAGCGCAAGAGACAAGAACGCATTGAACCCCTTTACGATAGATACCATGAGCCTAACTCATGGCGGTTGAGTAAAAGGAGAGCTTGA